A region of Aliivibrio fischeri DNA encodes the following proteins:
- the ftsB gene encoding cell division protein FtsB, with product MRTFAIFLLIALGWLQYTLWFGKNGMSDYAQVSNDVALQEEVNQGLRNRNEQMFAEIDDLKKGSEAIEERARHELGMIKKGETFYRIIDENSEG from the coding sequence ATGCGTACATTTGCCATTTTCTTATTGATTGCTTTAGGGTGGTTGCAATACACCTTATGGTTTGGAAAGAATGGAATGTCCGATTATGCGCAAGTATCAAATGACGTCGCTTTGCAAGAAGAAGTTAATCAAGGTTTACGTAACCGTAATGAACAGATGTTTGCTGAGATTGATGACTTAAAAAAAGGTTCTGAAGCTATTGAAGAAAGAGCTCGTCATGAATTGGGAATGATAAAAAAAGGCGAAACATTTTATCGAATTATTGATGAAAATAGTGAGGGGTAA
- the rlmD gene encoding 23S rRNA (uracil(1939)-C(5))-methyltransferase RlmD, protein MAQFFKPKKKASVNTKHQSVDVVRLDHNGAGIAFVDKKPVFIEGALPGEKAIIQFIEQKKQFSRAKLIKLAQKSEKRQTPICQHYHECGGCNLQHLQHEEQIVAKNEKLQELMKKQGVSQGEMVQPIMGEELSYRRRARISLMLNKQTNQLDFGFRKKQSKAIVNVRHCPVLVQELDQHLESLFTLLNQLKGKKHLGHVELVQADNGSVLLIRHVADFNEKDQQALVNYCEERNLILYLMPEADVLNHVRGEEPFYLIDGTKIYFTPKDFIQVNRNVNEQMVEQALSWLDLNENDSVLDLFCGLGNFSLPLAKKVKTVVGIEGVDEMVQRAKLNAERNQLSNVSFYQANLEEEVSEQVWASTKFTKILLDPARAGAAGVMETVAKLKPQTVVYVSCNPATLARDSQLLIQHGFKLTRLGMLDMFPHTGHLESMALFER, encoded by the coding sequence ATGGCGCAATTCTTCAAACCGAAAAAGAAAGCTTCTGTAAACACAAAACATCAATCAGTTGATGTGGTTCGATTAGATCACAACGGAGCTGGAATTGCTTTTGTTGATAAGAAACCCGTGTTTATCGAGGGAGCATTGCCTGGTGAAAAAGCGATCATTCAGTTTATTGAGCAAAAGAAACAATTTTCTCGTGCAAAACTGATTAAGCTAGCGCAGAAAAGTGAAAAACGCCAAACACCGATTTGCCAGCATTATCATGAATGTGGTGGGTGTAACTTACAGCATCTACAACATGAAGAACAAATTGTAGCGAAAAATGAAAAGCTGCAAGAACTGATGAAAAAGCAAGGAGTCTCACAAGGTGAGATGGTTCAGCCTATTATGGGTGAGGAACTGAGTTACCGCCGTCGAGCTCGCATTAGCTTGATGCTCAATAAACAAACCAATCAGCTTGATTTCGGTTTTCGTAAAAAACAGAGCAAAGCAATTGTAAATGTTCGCCATTGCCCTGTTCTTGTTCAAGAGTTAGACCAACATTTAGAGTCATTATTTACTTTATTAAATCAGTTAAAAGGTAAAAAGCACCTAGGTCATGTTGAGCTTGTACAAGCAGATAATGGCAGTGTTTTACTTATTCGTCATGTTGCAGATTTTAATGAGAAGGATCAGCAAGCATTAGTTAATTATTGTGAAGAACGCAATTTGATCCTATACCTAATGCCTGAAGCGGATGTATTAAATCATGTTCGTGGAGAAGAACCATTTTATCTTATTGATGGCACCAAAATTTATTTTACGCCGAAAGATTTCATTCAAGTAAATCGTAATGTGAATGAGCAAATGGTTGAGCAAGCTTTATCTTGGTTAGATTTAAATGAAAACGACAGCGTTTTGGATCTGTTTTGTGGTTTAGGAAACTTTAGTCTGCCATTAGCTAAAAAAGTAAAAACAGTGGTGGGAATTGAAGGTGTTGATGAAATGGTTCAGCGAGCAAAACTGAACGCAGAAAGAAATCAACTTTCTAATGTGTCGTTTTATCAAGCTAACTTAGAAGAAGAGGTGAGTGAACAAGTGTGGGCTAGCACAAAGTTTACAAAAATTTTACTGGATCCTGCTAGAGCAGGGGCTGCAGGTGTGATGGAAACTGTGGCAAAATTAAAACCTCAAACCGTGGTTTATGTTTCGTGTAACCCAGCAACACTTGCACGCGATAGCCAATTACTTATTCAACACGGTTTCAAGCTAACTAGGCTAGGTATGCTTGATATGTTCCCTCATACAGGGCATTTAGAATCAATGGCATTGTTTGAACGTTAA
- the relA gene encoding GTP diphosphokinase — protein sequence MVAVRGAHLKENETFELAEWIDSLEQDKPTSKKLTEVYQHCQELVASHENGQLLLWRGREMIEILITLSMDKATLVAAQLFPLVSSGLLDKETLTEHYSKEIEKLIEGVEEMDSIGQLNATVGPESASNQVDNIRRMLLAMVDDFRCVIIKLAERICNLREVKNEPDEVRRAAAKECNNIYAPLANRLGIGQLKWEIEDYSFRYQQPDTYKKIAKQLSERRIVREQYIHDFVTDLSDEMKVCNINAEVSGRPKHIYSIWRKMQKKSLAFDELFDVRAVRIIADKLQDCYAALGVVHTKFKHLPSEFDDYVANPKPNGYQSIHTVVLGPEGKTIEIQIRTKDMHEDSELGVAAHWKYKEGPGSNSRSGYDEKITWLRKLLDWQEEMSDSGEMLDELRSQVFDDRVYAFTPRGDVVDLPMGATPLDFAYHIHSEVGHRCIGAKVGGRIVPFTHQLSMGDQVEIITQKEPNPSRDWLNPTLGFVNSSRARAKINAWFRKQSREKNLDAGKEILEVELAKIGGTLKDAERYALKRFNVNSTDELFAGIGSGDLRINQIVNHINALVNKPTAEQEDQKALEQLQESEAKAQAQAQAQSKQRKDAVVVEGVDNLMTHLARCCQPIPGDPIAGYITQGRGISVHRSDCDQLNELRHHASERIIDTVWGSGFVGSYILTLRITAMDRTGLLKDLTTLFANEKVKVSGMKSRNDYKKQLTIMDFDLEVFNADIVGRLITRVEQVKDVMEAIRLS from the coding sequence ATGGTCGCAGTTCGCGGAGCACATCTAAAGGAAAATGAAACGTTCGAGTTAGCTGAATGGATAGACAGCCTCGAACAAGATAAACCCACTTCAAAAAAACTGACAGAGGTTTACCAGCATTGTCAGGAGTTAGTGGCGTCCCATGAAAATGGTCAGCTATTGCTATGGCGTGGCCGAGAGATGATTGAAATTTTAATCACTCTAAGTATGGATAAAGCCACACTAGTTGCTGCACAACTTTTCCCATTAGTGTCGAGTGGTCTTCTTGATAAAGAAACCCTCACAGAGCATTACAGTAAAGAAATTGAAAAGTTAATTGAAGGCGTCGAAGAGATGGACTCAATTGGACAACTTAATGCTACTGTAGGGCCTGAGTCAGCATCAAACCAAGTCGATAATATTCGTCGTATGCTACTGGCTATGGTGGATGATTTTCGTTGTGTGATCATTAAATTAGCGGAGCGTATTTGTAACTTACGTGAAGTGAAAAATGAGCCAGATGAAGTGCGTCGTGCTGCTGCGAAAGAGTGTAATAATATTTATGCTCCGCTTGCTAACCGTCTAGGTATTGGTCAATTAAAGTGGGAAATTGAGGATTACTCTTTCCGCTACCAACAACCGGATACCTATAAAAAAATTGCGAAACAACTTTCAGAACGAAGAATTGTTCGTGAGCAATACATCCATGATTTTGTCACTGATTTAAGTGATGAGATGAAAGTATGCAATATCAATGCTGAAGTAAGCGGTAGACCTAAACACATCTACAGCATTTGGCGAAAAATGCAGAAGAAAAGCTTAGCCTTTGATGAGCTTTTTGATGTTCGAGCTGTTCGAATTATTGCTGATAAACTGCAAGATTGTTATGCGGCTTTAGGTGTTGTTCATACCAAATTTAAACACCTACCAAGTGAGTTTGATGACTATGTGGCAAACCCAAAACCCAATGGTTATCAATCAATTCATACCGTTGTTCTTGGTCCTGAAGGTAAAACCATAGAAATTCAGATCCGTACCAAGGACATGCATGAAGACTCTGAGTTAGGAGTTGCTGCTCACTGGAAATACAAAGAAGGTCCGGGTAGTAACAGCCGTAGTGGTTATGATGAAAAAATTACATGGTTACGTAAGTTACTTGATTGGCAAGAAGAGATGTCTGATTCGGGTGAAATGCTGGATGAACTTCGTAGCCAAGTATTTGATGACCGTGTTTATGCCTTTACCCCTCGCGGTGATGTGGTCGATTTACCCATGGGAGCAACGCCACTCGACTTTGCCTATCATATTCACTCAGAAGTAGGACATCGTTGTATTGGTGCTAAGGTTGGTGGACGTATTGTTCCTTTCACGCATCAATTATCAATGGGTGATCAAGTTGAAATTATCACTCAAAAAGAACCAAACCCATCACGTGATTGGTTAAATCCAACATTGGGTTTTGTTAACTCAAGTCGTGCTCGCGCTAAGATTAATGCGTGGTTTAGAAAGCAAAGTCGTGAGAAAAACCTAGACGCAGGTAAAGAGATCCTTGAAGTTGAATTAGCTAAAATTGGTGGAACATTGAAAGATGCTGAGCGTTATGCTCTTAAGCGTTTCAATGTAAATTCAACCGATGAGCTTTTTGCTGGGATTGGTAGTGGTGATCTTCGTATTAACCAGATCGTAAATCACATCAATGCGCTAGTAAATAAACCAACGGCAGAGCAAGAAGATCAAAAGGCGCTTGAGCAACTTCAAGAATCAGAAGCAAAAGCGCAAGCTCAGGCACAAGCACAGAGCAAACAACGTAAAGATGCGGTTGTTGTTGAAGGGGTTGATAACTTAATGACGCATTTAGCGCGTTGTTGTCAGCCAATTCCTGGTGACCCAATTGCAGGGTATATTACACAAGGTCGTGGTATTTCAGTTCACCGCAGTGACTGTGATCAGCTAAACGAGCTTCGTCATCACGCTTCAGAACGTATTATTGATACGGTATGGGGAAGTGGTTTTGTTGGTTCTTATATCCTGACTTTACGTATTACAGCAATGGATCGAACTGGGCTGTTAAAGGATCTAACGACTCTATTTGCTAATGAAAAAGTCAAAGTGTCAGGCATGAAGAGCCGTAATGATTACAAGAAGCAGTTAACCATCATGGACTTTGATCTTGAGGTCTTTAATGCGGATATTGTTGGTCGATTGATTACACGGGTTGAACAAGTTAAAGATGTGATGGAAGCCATTCGCTTGTCATAA
- the acpS gene encoding holo-ACP synthase: MAIVGLGTDIAEIERVEKALSRSGDAFAERILSQSEFEKYQELKQKGRFLAKRFAAKEAASKALGTGIAHGVTFHDFTISNDENGKPMLTLSGKALELSKKSDIANIHLTISDERHYAVATVIFES; the protein is encoded by the coding sequence ATGGCAATTGTTGGTTTAGGTACTGACATAGCAGAGATTGAAAGGGTTGAAAAAGCCCTTTCACGTTCAGGAGATGCGTTTGCAGAGCGCATTTTAAGTCAGTCTGAATTTGAAAAATATCAAGAGTTAAAACAGAAAGGGCGTTTTTTAGCTAAGCGGTTTGCTGCTAAAGAAGCCGCATCAAAAGCATTAGGCACAGGTATTGCTCATGGTGTTACTTTTCATGATTTTACGATTTCAAACGATGAAAATGGCAAACCAATGTTAACTTTGTCAGGAAAGGCGTTAGAACTTTCTAAAAAAAGTGATATTGCGAATATTCATCTTACTATTTCTGATGAACGTCATTATGCAGTAGCAACCGTGATTTTCGAATCTTAA
- the eno gene encoding phosphopyruvate hydratase produces the protein MSKIVKVLGREIIDSRGNPTVEAEVHLESGFVGMAAAPSGASTGSREALELRDGDKARFLGKGVLKAVAAVNGPIAEALVGKDAKNQAEIDQIMIDLDGTDNKANFGANAILAVSLANAKAAAAAKSMPLYAHIAELNGTPGVFSMPLPMMNIINGGEHADNNVDIQEFMIQPVGAKTLKEGLRIGAEVFHNLAKVLKSKGYSTAVGDEGGFAPNLKSNAEALEVIAEAVAAAGYELGKDVTLAMDCAASEFFDKEAGIYNMKGEGKTFTSEEFNHYLAELANQFPIVSIEDGLDESDWTGFKHQTELLGDKLQLVGDDLFVTNTKILAEGIEKGVANSILIKFNQIGSLTETLAAIKMAKDAGYTAVISHRSGETEDATIADLAVGTAAGQIKTGSMSRSDRVAKYNQLIRIEEALGEKAPFNGLKEVKGQ, from the coding sequence ATGTCTAAGATCGTTAAAGTTCTAGGTCGTGAAATCATCGATTCTCGTGGTAACCCAACAGTTGAAGCTGAAGTTCACCTAGAAAGTGGTTTTGTAGGTATGGCTGCTGCTCCATCTGGCGCATCTACAGGTTCTCGTGAAGCTCTTGAGCTACGTGATGGCGACAAAGCACGTTTCCTAGGTAAAGGTGTTCTTAAAGCTGTTGCAGCTGTAAATGGTCCAATCGCTGAAGCTCTAGTTGGTAAAGACGCGAAAAACCAAGCTGAAATCGATCAAATCATGATCGACCTAGACGGTACAGACAACAAAGCAAACTTCGGTGCTAACGCAATCCTTGCTGTTTCTCTAGCAAATGCTAAAGCTGCTGCAGCTGCTAAATCTATGCCTCTATACGCTCACATTGCTGAACTAAACGGCACTCCAGGCGTATTCTCTATGCCTCTACCAATGATGAACATCATCAACGGTGGTGAGCACGCTGATAACAACGTTGACATCCAAGAGTTCATGATCCAACCAGTTGGCGCTAAAACTCTTAAAGAAGGCCTACGTATCGGTGCTGAAGTATTCCACAACCTAGCTAAAGTACTTAAGTCTAAAGGCTACAGCACTGCAGTTGGTGACGAAGGTGGTTTCGCTCCTAACCTTAAGTCTAACGCTGAAGCTCTAGAAGTTATCGCAGAAGCTGTTGCAGCTGCTGGTTACGAACTAGGTAAAGACGTTACTCTTGCTATGGACTGTGCAGCATCTGAGTTCTTCGACAAAGAAGCTGGCATCTACAACATGAAGGGCGAAGGTAAAACTTTCACTTCTGAAGAGTTCAACCATTACCTAGCTGAGCTAGCTAACCAATTCCCAATCGTTTCTATCGAAGATGGTCTAGACGAGTCTGATTGGACTGGCTTCAAGCACCAAACTGAACTACTAGGTGACAAACTTCAACTAGTAGGTGACGATCTATTCGTTACTAACACTAAGATCCTTGCTGAAGGTATCGAGAAAGGCGTAGCTAACTCTATCCTTATCAAGTTCAACCAAATCGGTTCTCTAACTGAGACTCTAGCTGCAATCAAGATGGCTAAAGATGCAGGTTACACAGCTGTAATCTCTCACCGTTCTGGCGAAACTGAAGATGCAACTATTGCTGATCTAGCAGTAGGTACAGCTGCAGGTCAAATCAAAACTGGTTCTATGAGCCGTTCTGACCGTGTTGCTAAGTACAACCAACTAATCCGTATCGAAGAAGCTCTAGGTGAAAAAGCACCTTTCAACGGTCTTAAAGAAGTTAAAGGTCAATAA
- a CDS encoding flagellin — translation MAISVNTNISAMTAQRYMNNATAAQTDSMEKLSSGSKINSAADDASGLQISNRMTAQSRGLNVAVRNAHEGMSITQTAEGAMKETTNVLQRLRDLSLQSANGSNTDADRAAMQEEASSLTDELNRIAETTSFAGTRLINGEFGTKSFQIGADSGEAVAVTLNNMRADEATMGGKSYFAEEGRDINWKVGAENTQFNVSYNDKNGNAQEINITAKTGDDIEELATYINGQTNELSASVTEDGVLQVFMSGETISSPLEFSGSLANELKMGGESDDTVASMDLTTVGGAQRSIDVIDAALEYVDSNRASLGAIQNRFDSAIKNLTNINENISDSNSQIKDTDFAKETTNLTKSQILSQSSSSILAQAKQAPNAAVSLLG, via the coding sequence ATGGCAATTTCAGTAAATACAAATATCTCGGCAATGACAGCACAACGTTACATGAACAATGCAACTGCTGCCCAAACTGATTCAATGGAAAAATTGTCTTCAGGTTCGAAAATTAACAGTGCTGCTGATGATGCTTCTGGTCTACAAATTTCAAACCGTATGACTGCGCAAAGTCGTGGTCTAAACGTGGCAGTACGAAATGCACATGAAGGCATGTCTATTACGCAAACTGCTGAAGGTGCAATGAAGGAAACAACTAACGTTCTTCAACGCCTACGTGACTTATCTCTTCAATCTGCGAACGGTTCAAACACTGATGCTGATCGTGCCGCAATGCAAGAAGAAGCAAGTTCATTAACTGATGAATTAAACCGTATTGCTGAAACAACATCTTTTGCGGGTACACGCTTAATTAACGGCGAATTTGGTACTAAATCATTCCAAATTGGTGCAGATTCAGGTGAAGCAGTTGCAGTAACACTTAATAACATGCGTGCTGATGAAGCAACAATGGGCGGTAAATCTTACTTTGCTGAAGAAGGTCGTGACATTAACTGGAAAGTAGGTGCAGAGAATACGCAATTCAATGTGTCTTACAATGATAAGAATGGTAACGCTCAAGAAATCAATATCACAGCAAAAACAGGTGATGATATTGAAGAGTTAGCGACTTACATTAACGGTCAAACAAATGAGCTAAGCGCGTCTGTTACTGAAGATGGTGTACTTCAAGTATTCATGTCAGGTGAGACGATCTCTTCTCCATTAGAATTTAGCGGTTCATTAGCTAATGAACTAAAAATGGGTGGCGAATCTGATGATACAGTAGCATCAATGGATTTAACGACCGTTGGCGGTGCACAGCGTTCAATTGACGTTATCGATGCAGCTCTAGAATACGTAGATAGCAACCGTGCTTCATTAGGTGCAATCCAAAACCGTTTTGATAGTGCGATTAAAAACTTAACGAACATCAACGAAAATATCTCTGACTCTAATAGTCAGATTAAAGATACTGATTTCGCTAAAGAAACAACAAATTTAACTAAGAGCCAGATCTTAAGCCAATCAAGCTCATCTATTTTGGCACAAGCTAAACAAGCGCCAAATGCGGCAGTAAGTCTATTAGGCTAA
- the mazG gene encoding nucleoside triphosphate pyrophosphohydrolase: MTTPNNIEQLLSIMAQLRDEKKGCPWDKKQTFDSIVPHTIEETYEVVDAIHKKDWSNLKEELGDLLFQVVFYAQIAQEEQLFDFNDVLETLNAKLIRRHPHVFGEENFSSDAEIAANWDKVKQQERLDKEKSNQQTTAQESILDTIPTALPSLLRANKIQKQCAKVGFDWDELQPVANKVNEEVAEVLEEVYKVPRNEEKVEEELGDLLFATVNLVRHLEKNPEQVLSKANNKFERRFRQIEANVAKKGKKIEQCDLNELDLEWEKIKRSERN; this comes from the coding sequence ATGACCACCCCAAATAATATTGAACAGTTACTCTCTATCATGGCTCAACTAAGAGACGAAAAGAAAGGGTGCCCTTGGGATAAAAAACAAACCTTTGATTCTATTGTTCCGCATACCATAGAAGAAACATACGAAGTGGTGGATGCGATTCATAAAAAGGACTGGAGCAATTTAAAAGAAGAGTTGGGAGATTTACTGTTTCAAGTGGTTTTCTATGCTCAAATTGCACAAGAAGAGCAATTGTTCGATTTTAATGACGTACTAGAAACATTAAACGCAAAATTGATCCGTCGTCATCCACACGTGTTCGGTGAAGAGAATTTTTCATCTGATGCTGAAATTGCAGCTAATTGGGATAAAGTAAAACAGCAAGAGCGTTTAGATAAAGAGAAAAGCAACCAACAAACGACCGCTCAAGAAAGTATCTTAGATACGATCCCAACGGCTTTACCAAGTTTGTTAAGAGCAAATAAAATACAAAAACAGTGTGCTAAAGTTGGCTTTGACTGGGATGAGTTACAACCTGTTGCAAATAAAGTAAATGAAGAAGTGGCGGAAGTGCTAGAAGAGGTCTATAAAGTACCCAGAAATGAAGAAAAAGTAGAAGAAGAATTAGGCGATCTACTTTTTGCTACGGTAAATCTAGTGCGTCATTTAGAAAAAAATCCAGAGCAAGTTTTAAGCAAAGCAAATAACAAATTTGAGCGTCGTTTTCGTCAAATTGAAGCGAACGTCGCTAAAAAAGGCAAAAAAATAGAGCAATGTGATTTAAATGAGCTAGATTTGGAGTGGGAAAAAATTAAACGAAGTGAGCGGAATTGA
- a CDS encoding CTP synthase, with translation MTTNYIFVTGGVVSSLGKGIAAASLAAILEARGLKVTMMKLDPYINVDPGTMSPTQHGEVFVTEDGAETDLDLGHYERFIRTKMTKRNNFTAGRVYADVLRKERRGDYLGATIQVIPHITNAIKERVISGAEGHDIAIVEVGGTVGDIESLPFMEAIRQLAVELGRERAMFMHLTLVPYLAAAGEVKTKPTQHSVKELLSIGIQPDILVCRSDRVIPANERKKIALFCNVQEKAVISMKDVDSIYKIPQLIKAQGTDDLVCQRFGITAPEADLSEWEQVIYEEANPTGDVVIGMVGKYIELPDAYKSVNEALKHAGLKNRLSVTIKYVDSQDVESKGTEILEGLDAILVPGGFGDRGVEGKILAAQYARENKVPYLGICLGMQVALIEYARNVANMEGAHSSEFSKDTKFPVVGLITEWIDSEGNVEERTEKSDLGGTMRLGSQLCHLAKGSKARELYGNATVEERHRHRYEVNNNLLPQLEKAGLKVSGLSADKKLVEIIEIPNHPWFVAAQFHPEFTSTPRDGHPLFEGFVKAAGESVRGELEK, from the coding sequence ATGACGACGAATTACATTTTTGTAACTGGCGGGGTTGTATCCTCACTAGGTAAAGGTATTGCAGCAGCATCATTAGCAGCTATTCTTGAAGCTCGTGGCTTAAAAGTCACTATGATGAAGCTTGACCCATACATCAACGTTGATCCAGGCACAATGAGCCCAACTCAACACGGTGAAGTATTCGTCACGGAAGACGGCGCAGAAACGGATCTAGACTTAGGTCACTACGAGCGCTTCATCCGCACCAAAATGACTAAGCGTAACAACTTTACCGCTGGTCGAGTATACGCAGATGTTCTACGTAAAGAACGTCGTGGCGACTACTTAGGTGCGACTATCCAAGTTATCCCTCACATTACTAATGCGATTAAAGAACGTGTTATCTCTGGCGCTGAAGGCCACGATATCGCAATCGTAGAAGTTGGTGGTACAGTTGGTGATATCGAATCTCTACCTTTCATGGAAGCGATTCGTCAACTAGCAGTAGAACTAGGCCGTGAGCGTGCAATGTTTATGCACCTAACACTGGTTCCTTACCTAGCCGCTGCTGGTGAAGTGAAAACGAAACCAACTCAACACTCAGTTAAAGAACTACTATCTATCGGTATCCAACCTGATATCTTAGTTTGTCGTTCTGACCGTGTTATCCCAGCAAATGAACGTAAGAAAATTGCTCTTTTCTGTAACGTACAAGAAAAAGCAGTTATCTCAATGAAAGACGTAGATTCAATCTACAAAATCCCACAACTTATCAAAGCACAAGGTACTGATGACTTAGTATGTCAACGCTTTGGTATTACAGCACCTGAAGCTGATCTTTCTGAGTGGGAACAAGTAATTTATGAAGAAGCTAACCCAACTGGTGATGTTGTTATCGGTATGGTTGGTAAATACATTGAATTACCAGATGCTTATAAGTCAGTAAACGAAGCATTAAAACATGCGGGCTTGAAAAATCGTTTAAGCGTCACTATTAAGTATGTAGATTCACAAGATGTAGAATCTAAAGGTACTGAAATCCTTGAAGGTCTAGATGCAATTCTAGTTCCTGGTGGTTTCGGTGACCGCGGTGTTGAAGGTAAGATCCTTGCAGCACAATACGCTCGTGAAAACAAAGTACCATATTTAGGAATCTGTCTAGGTATGCAAGTTGCGTTAATTGAATATGCGCGTAACGTTGCTAATATGGAAGGGGCACACTCTTCTGAATTCTCTAAAGACACGAAATTCCCAGTTGTTGGTCTTATCACTGAGTGGATTGACAGCGAAGGTAATGTTGAAGAGCGTACTGAGAAATCAGATCTTGGCGGTACAATGCGTCTTGGTTCTCAACTATGTCATCTTGCTAAAGGTTCAAAAGCTCGTGAGCTTTACGGTAATGCAACAGTTGAAGAGCGTCACCGTCACCGTTATGAAGTAAACAACAACTTACTTCCTCAGTTAGAAAAAGCAGGCCTTAAGGTTTCTGGTTTATCTGCTGATAAGAAGCTGGTGGAAATTATTGAAATCCCTAACCACCCATGGTTTGTGGCAGCTCAATTCCACCCAGAATTCACATCAACACCTCGTGATGGTCACCCATTATTTGAAGGTTTTGTTAAAGCTGCAGGCGAAAGCGTGCGCGGTGAATTAGAAAAGTAA
- the pdxJ gene encoding pyridoxine 5'-phosphate synthase — MSSILLGVNIDHVATLRNARGTKYPDPVHAAEIAERAGAAGITIHLREDRRHIKDRDVRILRETLQTRMNLEMAVTDEMVGIALETKPEFVCLVPEKREELTTEGGLNVSGQLEKVKAATQKLTEAGIKVSLFIDADKEQIDAAVECGAPFIELHTGAYADAETEEAQQDELKKIAAGASYAASKGLIVNAGHGLTYHNVEAIAALPEIYELNIGHSIMGRAMFDGLEKAVADMHRIMLGARK; from the coding sequence ATGAGTTCAATTTTACTTGGCGTTAATATCGATCACGTAGCAACCCTTCGAAATGCGCGAGGTACTAAATACCCAGATCCTGTACACGCTGCAGAAATTGCTGAGCGTGCTGGTGCTGCCGGTATTACGATTCACCTACGTGAAGATCGCCGTCATATTAAAGATCGAGATGTACGTATTCTACGTGAAACGCTGCAAACTCGAATGAATTTAGAAATGGCTGTTACAGATGAAATGGTTGGGATCGCACTAGAAACCAAACCTGAATTTGTTTGCCTTGTTCCTGAAAAACGTGAAGAGTTAACAACAGAAGGCGGCCTGAATGTGTCAGGACAGCTTGAAAAAGTGAAAGCTGCAACTCAAAAGCTGACAGAAGCTGGAATTAAGGTGTCTCTATTTATTGATGCCGATAAAGAGCAAATTGATGCGGCTGTTGAATGTGGTGCACCTTTCATTGAGCTTCATACTGGCGCTTATGCAGATGCAGAGACAGAAGAAGCACAGCAAGATGAGCTGAAGAAGATTGCAGCTGGTGCAAGCTATGCAGCAAGTAAAGGGCTTATTGTAAATGCTGGTCATGGTTTGACTTATCATAATGTAGAAGCCATCGCAGCATTGCCAGAGATCTACGAACTAAACATTGGTCACTCAATTATGGGACGAGCGATGTTTGATGGTTTAGAAAAAGCAGTCGCTGATATGCATCGTATTATGCTAGGTGCTCGCAAGTAA